In Candidatus Effluviviaceae Genus V sp., a single window of DNA contains:
- a CDS encoding ATP-binding cassette domain-containing protein, whose translation MIRTENITRTYELGEVEVRALRGVDLIIDEGEYVAIMGPSGSGKSTLMHILGCLDTPSEGRYVLNGAEVSSLTGRALALVRNREIGFVFQNFNLLPRIDIVANVSLPLVYHGSISRSERREMAEAELAKVGLEHRLRHRPNELSGGERQRASIARALVNRPSILLADEPTGNLDSRTGREIMSILDRLSEEGRTVVLVTHDAAVAEHAERIIRIEDGRVANGAAS comes from the coding sequence CTGATCAGAACCGAGAACATCACCAGGACCTACGAACTCGGAGAGGTCGAGGTCCGCGCCCTTCGAGGCGTCGACCTGATCATCGACGAGGGCGAGTACGTTGCCATCATGGGACCCTCGGGTTCGGGCAAGTCGACGCTGATGCACATCCTAGGCTGCCTCGATACGCCGTCCGAGGGCCGGTATGTACTCAACGGGGCCGAGGTCTCGAGCCTGACGGGCCGGGCGCTCGCACTGGTCCGTAACAGGGAGATCGGGTTCGTCTTCCAGAACTTCAACCTGCTTCCCCGCATAGACATCGTGGCCAACGTATCGCTTCCGCTCGTCTACCACGGCTCCATATCACGCTCGGAGCGGCGCGAGATGGCCGAGGCCGAGCTGGCGAAGGTCGGGCTCGAGCACCGTCTCCGCCACCGGCCGAACGAACTCTCCGGCGGCGAGCGCCAGAGAGCCTCCATAGCGCGGGCGCTCGTCAACCGGCCCAGCATCCTCCTTGCGGACGAGCCGACGGGAAACCTCGACTCGCGCACCGGCCGGGAGATCATGTCGATCCTCGACCGCCTCAGCGAGGAGGGCAGGACGGTCGTTCTCGTCACGCACGACGCCGCCGTCGCCGAGCACGCCGAGCGCATCATCCGGATCGAGGACGGCCGTGTCGCGAACGGAGCAGCTTCGTGA